TATATGCCAAAACCATTCTGTTGTGTTGGGGTACCCACACATCCtttccaacacagaaaagctgcaTTTAAACAtacttcatttttttaaatgtggaaGGAAAACTATCTCATATTGGAATGAATTATAGgacatatttcatagaaatctggaaacacttgGCAGTTACTTTAACTTGACACCACAACTCACAAGTCACCCAAACAATGTTTTTTAAggttcaaataatattttatCGCATTTTTGTTGAACATTTGTGTATGACAGAGATGAGTTGAATTAAAAAGATACAAAGAACCTGAAATtgtatgattatattattattattattattattattattattattattatatattatcattCATGAGATAATTAAGATACAGGAAAAAACCAAGCAATACATTCAGATGAGTAATTCTACAGTATGACCCGCAAAAATAAGTCTTACAGGTAAATGTGATCATGAACTGGCTAATTATGTGTAAGCATTTCTTAATGATATTCCCATGCAGATGTAGAGAAAAGGTTCAGAATGTGATGGTTGTTTCAGATCAACATGATCTCCCGGGAGCACCACTCACTCTTCAGGTAGCGGTGGCTGATCACACAGATGGTCTTGCGGCTTCCGTAGATGGCATCCATAATGTTGTCTATGATTGGTTTGCCTGGTTGGAAGTCCCGGTGGTGGAGACACAGTTTCCAGCCCTGCTCTACCTCCAGCTCTGGCAGAAGCTCCTTCAGGACCCAGGGCTCATCGTAGACGTTGTAGGAGATTAAGATATCATACTGACATCCACGAGGCTTGTGCTTATTCCTTTGCTTGGTGTCATGGAGGAAAGCCAAGAACAGGTAATAGCCGTCTATTACCTGCCATTTCAGGAAGTGGTAGGCAAAGGATGCTAGCAGGGTGAGGAGGACCAGAGAAGTGGAAGAGATGTAGTAGTAAAGTCCTAAGTGTACCGTACAGAACTGAAGCTCAACATCCAACAGCTTGGTGCCCTTTAGCTCGGCAGGATAGTTGTAGGTAAACTCTGTGCAGCCAACAACCTGTGTTTGCTTGTCGTTCTCCATCCACTGGACAGACCAAGCATTGCTGCAGCCACAGGTAAAATGATTATCTTGCATGTCCAGGTATGTCAAGGCAGGGAAAGAACGCAACTTATTGTCTCATTGACTACTGTTATGTTGTTCTTTCTCACCTGCAAGAAAGTGACTCTGCTGAGGTTTGCTCCTATGAGGAAATCTAAGGACTGAAGTCGGCCTTTGGACAGATACAGTCTGTTGAGCCTTGAGATTGGGTGAAACAGCTTTGGAGTGAGGACTGTGAACTCATTCTTACTGATCTCAAGGAACCACAACCGGGGTGTGTGAATGAATATGTCTAATTGCAGCTCCTTAATATTAAGACTCCCTGCCTGGAATACCAATGAAGATTTCAGACCTTCAAGAAAGTTGATAGGTAGATGAGATAGTCCCttgtgactgtcacgccctgatctgtttcacctgtccttgtttcacctgtccttgtgcttgtctcctcccccctccaggtgtcacccatcttccctatgtcatgacgttggcctgggggtaggtttatgacagtcataaatacctcttcccccctttttcctctctctaccctagtgaggttacatttgcaaaacccttggttaacatagagattctggaaacatcagaaggtgggggaaaattaactatattctggtaatccgaccaattgaacatatgcggtggtacttaatgaatatgatgtcagttcggttatcatctgagacattctcatcaatgataagatgacataaactctatgtggaaagtctacacagagttatcggattcacatggaattgttgttcaatttaaatgtttgaatattaaattatttgtgatgggatgaaatatGATTTTAGCTTATAAAATTAGAGATTTAgattttcataagatagggctgctcACTCATTGGCccgccctgtgaagggacatgggctataaaacttttcaaacacaccctcctctcccttcctatataagcccttgacgacaatagaaCTTTCTGTTCCGGGGATGTaggacgacggtcctatgtcagaatggttcagataataacaaCAGAACGAAGCcgacatcagcgtgagcttttgttgcgaatggtatgaactttgaactcttattcactacagaagtgatacctcctagccgttgagttagcaggttaggaaggaacagacagagtatcccgtctaccacacaacaacgttactacaacgtattcaattgaccaccagagacattcttcaaaggacttggttgggcaacacggccttccatctaccaccaacataccgaagcgcagctcagagtaaatatttattgcatttccttttccaaatgagcggtaatttagaatgcataagatactgtatttacgatagcacagcttcttccctttgttcctcagtcatcccgctctttcactcaaacccagcccttttcctttgtgtaacaagctgtcatatctgttctgcccgctagggacgttttcctttatgacgtaatttgtaatcaagttatgatttaattatgtgtatgtgtaattctgtgtgattagttaggtatttcgtaaataaataattaaatccaATTTTGTGTTGCTGATTCAAATtattagccagggttcgtgcagataaaataatttacaactttcagatgaaactgaattaagatgacgattgatattgactgctattgatgtaaaatattactaggtctttaagagtttatttggaagataacagctctataaatattattttgtggtgcccgactctagttaattacatttacatgattagctcaatcaggtgatattaattgcggagaaattattttatagaatagcatgtcatatcacttaatccggcatagccaaagacacaacacctattatcccctgtgtatttatacccgtgttctctgtctgtttgttgccagtttgtcttgctCGTTCAAGCTAACCAGAGGTTTTCCTGTCAGCGCCTATCGTTTCCCAGCCTCTCTTTCGTCACACTCTTGGTTTTtggcctgtcctgaccctgtacctgcccgtctgacctctctgcctgacactgagcctgcctgccgtcctgtacctttgttccacctctggattactgaactctgcctgaccctgagaccgcctgccgtcctgtacctttgctccacctctggattactgaactctgcctgaccctgagaccgcctgc
The window above is part of the Oncorhynchus gorbuscha isolate QuinsamMale2020 ecotype Even-year linkage group LG21, OgorEven_v1.0, whole genome shotgun sequence genome. Proteins encoded here:
- the LOC124008462 gene encoding toll-like receptor 13 codes for the protein MQDNHFTCGCSNAWSVQWMENDKQTQVVGCTEFTYNYPAELKGTKLLDVELQFCTVHLGLYYYISSTSLVLLTLLASFAYHFLKWQVIDGYYLFLAFLHDTKQRNKHKPRGCQYDILISYNVYDEPWVLKELLPELEVEQGWKLCLHHRDFQPGKPIIDNIMDAIYGSRKTICVISHRYLKSEWCSREIMLI